From the genome of Triticum aestivum cultivar Chinese Spring chromosome 3B, IWGSC CS RefSeq v2.1, whole genome shotgun sequence, one region includes:
- the LOC123066187 gene encoding cationic peroxidase SPC4 has translation MATSSSVVVLAVLATVAALVSPAMSLPVFTGDVGVSPGFHAASCPQLDGVVRSSVVAALRQEVALAAGLLRLYFHDCFPQGCDASILLNTTSARETDLFLNIIRAIRARQLIQTRPRRAPDHSFVPGPQNLRTGPAASVAALVESFGTRGLGDVADLVALSGAHTIGRSHCGSFADRYRRADDTFSRKLAANCSKHPDRLQNLDVVTPDLFDNGYYKALRFNQGVLTSDMALVKNKTTAAIVKRFAQSKDAFFRQFARSMEKLARAPKPAGNVGEIRRFSCFRTNAQRADAAVDAAGEEEEGFAASA, from the exons ATGGCGACCAGCAGCTCAGTAGTAGTACTGGCCGTCCTGGCCACCGTCGCCGCGCTGGTCTCCCCGGCCATGTCCCTTCCCGTCTTCACCGGCGACGTCGGCGTCTCTCCGGGCTTCCACGCCGCGTCGTGTCCGCAGCTGGACGGCGTCGTGCGGTCGTCCGTGGTGGCGGCGCTGCGGCAGGAGGTGGCGCTGGCGGCGGGCCTGCTCCGGCTCTACTTCCACGACTGCTTCCCGCAGGGCTGCGACGCCTCCATCCTCCTCAACACCACCTCCGCCCGC GAAA CGGATCTCTTTTTAAATATTATAAGAGCGATACGAGCACGGCAACTAATCCAGACGA GGCCCCGAAGGGCCCCGGATCATAGTTTcgtcccgggcccccaaaatctcaggaccggccctgcggCCAGCGTGGCCGCGCTGGTGGAGTCCTTCGGCACCCGGGGCCTCGGCGACGTGGCCGACCTCGTGGCGCTCTCCGGCGCGCACACCATCGGGCGGTCGCACTGCGGCAGCTTCGCCGACCGGTACCGGCGCGCGGACGACACCTTCTCGCGGAAGCTGGCGGCCAACTGCAGCAAGCACCCGGACCGGCTGCAGAATCTGGACGTGGTCACCCCCGACCTGTTCGACAACGGCTACTACAAGGCGCTGCGGTTCAACCAGGGCGTGCTCACCTCCGACATGGCGCTCGTCAAGAATAAGACCACGGCGGCCATCGTGAAGCGGTTCGCCCAGAGCAAGGACGCCTTCTTCCGGCAGTTCGCCAGGTCCATGGAGAAGCTCGCCAGGGCGCCCAAGCCGGCGGGCAACGTGGGCGAGATCCGGCGCTTCAGCTGCTTCAGGACCAATGCCCAACGCGCCGACGCTGCCGTGGACGCtgccggtgaggaggaggagggcttCGCCGCCTCCGCCTGA